The nucleotide sequence GGTGCTGCTCATCGCCGGAATCGTCCAGGCGCTTTTCTGCTACGTACCGGTGGATTTCGCCAACCCTCTCTGGGAGTACAAACTGTTCGGCTGCCTCATCCGCTGCGCCTGGCTCCCCCTCATCGGGCTGGCGCTCATCCTGATTCCCTTTTCCAAGGTCTGCTCCTTCCGCCACCTGAAGCTGCGCGGGGCCGTGACCTGGGTCGCGCTGGCCGCCGGGATAGCCGCCGTCCTGCTGGTTCCCTACGGCATCATCGTTACCCTCCGCGCCCAGGAAGCCCTCACCGCCTCGATCCAGAGCACGCTGCCCACGGACTTTCCCGCCCAGCTCGCACGCGCTCTCTCCGCCCCCCGTACCGGTGACCCGCAGGAGGACCTGCGCCTGATCAGGATCGCGCTCTGGGGTTCGACCGTGCAGAGCTGCATTCTCAGCCTGCTGGCCGCGACCGGCTTTCTGCTGCTGTTTTTCAAGACCGGGGTTTACCGCTACCTGCTCCATCAGGACGCTATCGGTAAGGGCGAGCACGTCGGCATCACCCGCGCGGCCATCAGCGAAGAGGACGACCCGGAGGACTGATCTCCTCCCCCCACTCGCATTCGGCACGTCCCGGCAGCCCCCGAAAATATCTCCCAAGCGGGTAAATGCCCGCCCATTCCGTCCGATTTGAGTCGAACCCGCCGCCGGATACTCCCATGCTCCGGCCTGCCTGACCTATGAACCCTCCGGCTACCAGTACGACTCCCGCCAGCACCCTTTGGCTCCAACGCCTGACCGTGGCCGCCCTGATCGCGGTCTGCCTGGGGCCGTTTCTGGTCAACACGACCTCGCTGGAAAAATCCCGCATGGCGATCAAGGCCGTGGCCATCGCCGCCGGTATCGGCTGCGTCGCGCTCAACCGCGCCCGCTTCCGCCTGCGCCCTTCCCCCGCCGGAGCCGCCGCCGGCCTCGGCCTGATCCTGCTCGGAGGCGTGCTGACGCTGGCCGACGCCGCTGGCAACCTGCGCGACCCCGGCCTGGGCTTCATCCTCGGAGCGGCAGGCGTTTCCCTGATCGCGTGCGGCTTTACCGTCAGCGGCTTGCAGGCGCGTTGCCTCGGGCTGTTCGCGCTGGCCGCCATCCCCGCCGGAACGATCGAAAACCTGATCGAACACGGCCTGCACTACTCCACCCTCATCGCCAAGCTCTCCGCCTTTTCCCTGCACTACGTGGGCTTTACCGTGCAGTCGGAGGGCAACACCATCCTGATCCACGGCCACGCGGTCGAGATCATCGCCGAATGCTCCGGACTGAAGCTCTTTTTCATGCTCTTCGCCTTTTTCGCCATCCTCCAGCTCGCCCTGCCCGAGTTGCGCCGGATTTTCTGGAAAATGCTCTTCGCCGCGGCCGGGACGGGGCTCATCGTCAGTGTGCTGCGCATCGACTTTCTCGTGCTCATCGTCGGACGGCCCGAGCTGTTCGAGTTTTTTCACCACGGCTTCGGCTCGGAACTCATCTCGATGGCCGCGATCCTGATCTTCGGCTTCTTCATCAAGGAAGAAGCCTTTACCGCTCTGGAAAAGAAAATCCCGGTCCCGGCCATCCCCGCTGACCACCTGCCCACGCCCGACGGCGCAAAGCTCATGGCCCGGGCATTGGTGGCCACCACCCTCATCGGCGTGCTCGTCGCCACAGCCGCCTATCTGACGCAACGCGGATGAAGCGGCCCGATACCGTTTCTGAACAAGAAGCAGACCCGTCTTGCAGCCGCATTGACCAGACAAGGGATTTAACAGGAAGAGCGGAAAGTACGGCAAGGAAGGCCGAAGGTAGCTCTTCCCTTACTTACCGGCCTTCCTGTTAAATTAAGTCAGAACTTCGGTAACGGCTCCCTAGCGAAGGCTCAGCCAAAGCTTTTCCAGCGCCGTTAGGTAACGCTCCTGTGTCTTGGCAATCACCTCGTCGGGCAAGCTCGGTCCCGGATAGGTTTTCCCCCAGTCGAGCGTCTCCAGATAGTCGCGCACGTACTGCTTGTCGAAGGCGGTCTGCGGGCCGCCGGGGTGATAATCTTCGCGCGGCCAGTAGCGCGACGAATCCGGCGTGAGCACCTCGTCGATCAGGTAAAGCGTGCCCTCGGCGTCCGTGCCGAACTCGAACTTCGTATCGGCCAGGATGAGTCCGGAGGCAGCGGCCTTTTCCGTGCCCATGCGGAAGATTTC is from Ruficoccus amylovorans and encodes:
- a CDS encoding exosortase/archaeosortase family protein, which codes for MNPPATSTTPASTLWLQRLTVAALIAVCLGPFLVNTTSLEKSRMAIKAVAIAAGIGCVALNRARFRLRPSPAGAAAGLGLILLGGVLTLADAAGNLRDPGLGFILGAAGVSLIACGFTVSGLQARCLGLFALAAIPAGTIENLIEHGLHYSTLIAKLSAFSLHYVGFTVQSEGNTILIHGHAVEIIAECSGLKLFFMLFAFFAILQLALPELRRIFWKMLFAAAGTGLIVSVLRIDFLVLIVGRPELFEFFHHGFGSELISMAAILIFGFFIKEEAFTALEKKIPVPAIPADHLPTPDGAKLMARALVATTLIGVLVATAAYLTQRG